From Pseudomonas arsenicoxydans:
CATGCGGGTCTTTGAATGGATCTGCAGTGTAAACGCCATCGACCTTGGTCGCCTTGAGCACAACATCGGCGTCGATTTCGATTGCACGCAGACAGGCTGCCGAATCCGTAGTAAAGAACGGATTGCCAGTACCGGCCGCGAAGATAACAACCTCTTTGGCGTTCAAGTGGCGCATCGCTTTGCGGCGATCATAGTGATCCGTCACACCCACCATGGAAATGGCCGACATCACGATGGCCGAGATATTGGCACGTTCCAGCGCATCGCGCATGGCCAGGGCGTTCATCACAGTGGCCAGCATGCCCATGTGGTCGCCAGTCACCCGATCCATGCCGGCCGCGCTCAGCGCTGCACCGCGAAACAGGTTGCCGCCGCCAATCACCAGGCCGACCTGAACACCGATACCGACCAGTTGGCCGACTTCAAGCGCCATGCGATCCAGAACCTTGGGATCGATCCCGAACTCTTCGGACCCCATCAGGGCCTCGCCGCTAAGCTTGAGTAGAATGCGTTTATAGCGAGCCTGATAACCACTGCCCTGCTGAGCCATTGCGAATCTCTCCTGCGGCGTATTTTAAAAATTCTTTGCGAGCTGTTTACAGCTGGCGTTCACTCTAGCTTGGCGCTGCTTCAGCGCCATCGGAACATGGCTTTGTAAGCCAGTTCCAAACGGAAACCAATTAAAAATTGGTGCCCCATCTGAAAAGAGGCTGCGCGCGTAAGCGGGCAGCCTCTTCAGGGCGACAGTTGAAAACTGTCTTATTGCTTGGCGGCAGCCAGCTGGGCAGCAACTTCTTCAGCGAAGTTGTCGACCGGCTTCTCGATGCCTTCGCCTACTTTGAAGTAGGTGAAAGAAACGATTTCTGCACCGGCCTTCTTGGCCAGTTCGCCAACCTTGATTTCAGGGTTCTTGACGAACGCCTGCTCAACCAGGCTTGCTTCGGCCAGGAACTTGCTGATACGGCCTTTGACCATGTTCTCAACAATGTTTTCTGGCTTGCCTTTGATTTTTTCTTCGTTCAGCTGCAGGAACACAGCTTTTTCACGCTCGATCGCTTCAGCCGAAACTTCCGAAGGCAGCAGGAACTCAGGGTTGCTGGCCGCTACGTGCATAGCGATGTCTTTGGCCAGTTCAACGTTGCCGCCTTTCAGGACAACTGCAACACCGATTTTGTTGCCGTGCAGGTAACCACCAACAACGTCACCTTCAACGCGTACCAGGCGACGGATGTTGACGTTTTCGCCAACCTTGCCAACCAGTACCAGGCGATCAGCCTCTTGTGCGGCGATCAGCGGAGCGACGTCAGTCAGTTTGTCGACGAACGCTTTTTCAACGCTAGCAGCAACAAATGCCTTGAAGTCGTCCTGCAGGGCCAGGAAGTCAGTCTGCGAGTTTACTTCCAGCAGAACAGCAGATTTGCCGTCTTCTTTCAGAGCGATAGCGCCTTCAGCAGCCACGTTGCCTGCTTTCTTGGCAGCCTTGATGGCGCCGGAAGCACGCATATCATCAATGGCTTTTTCGATGTCGCCGTCAGCCTTTTCCAGGGCTTTCTTGCAATCCATCATGCCTTCGCCGGTACGCTCACGCAGTTCTTTAACCAACGCTGCAGTAATTGCTGCCATTTTCAAAATCCTCTTGGATAGGTTTTCAACCATTCCACCCGATCGAACGGGCGATCAATTCTTCCCGAACCACCGTTGTAAGCCGCTGCACGTTACAGAAGCTGTAGCTGCGCTACCGACAAACGGTTTTCGAGGTGGCAAAAAGGGGGCCAAGCCCCCTTTTTGCTTACTGAGTCAACGCCTAGGCGCTAATTACTCAGCTGCAGCTGCCGGAGCTTCTTCAGCGAACTGCTCGGTGCCACCAGCAACGTGGTTGCGACCGCGGATAACAGCGTCAGCCATCGAACCCATGTACAGCTGGATAGCGCGGATTGCGTCATCGTTGCCTGGGATGATGTAGTCAACGCCTTCCGGGCTGCTGTTGGTATCGACTACGCCGATAACCGGGATACCCAGCTTGTTGGCTTCGGTGATCGCGATGCGCTCGTGATCAACGTCGATAACGAACAGTGCGTCTGGCAGACCGCCCATGTCCTTGATACCACCCAGGGAACGATCGAGCTTCTCAAGATCGCGAGTGCGCATCAGCGCTTCTTTCTTGGTCAGCTTGGCGAAAGTACCGTCTTCGGCTTGCACTTCAAGGTCACGCAGACGCTTGATGGAAGCACGGATGGTTTTGAAGTTGGTCAGCATGCCGCCCAACCAGCGGTGATCGACGTACGGCGAACCGCAACGTGCTGCTTCTTCAGCAACGATCTTGCCAGCGGAACGCTTGGTGCCGACGAACAGAATCTTGTTTTTGCCCTGGGCCAGGCGCTCTACGAAAGTCAGAGCTTCGTTGAACATTGGCAGGGTTTTTTCAAGGTTGATGATGTGAATCTTGTTACGAGCGCCGAAAATGTACTTACCCATTTTCGGGTTCCAGTAACGGGTCTGGTGACCGAAGTGCACACCGGCCTTCAGCATATCGCGCATGTTGACTTGGGACATGATAGTTCCTTAATAAGTCGGGTTTGGCCTCCACGTATCCCAATGACCAACCAGCAGCATCAGCTGAAGGCACCCAGGTCATCGTGTCGACACGTGTGTGGATTTAAGCCTTTCGGGGTATCCCCGGAAAGCGGCGCATTTTATATCACAGGGATGCAAAAAACGGAACCCGGATTCTCAATTCGTGACACGCACCTTCATGCGCGCCCTTGGAATCGCTCAAGATTGCACCAAACTATAGAGAGAAGCGACGTACAGAGGCTCAGATTTGCGCTGATCGTCTGTTAGAATCGCGTTTTTAAGGGTCGCGAAGATCGATCGCGCATTGCCCATTTCGTTTTAGCGAGCGCCATCGAGCGCAGAGAGAGCCTGTATGACCGTCACCCTCAAAACCCCCGAGGACATTGCAAAGATGCGTGTCGCCGGCAAACTGGCCGCCGATGTGCTGGAAATGATTGCCGAACATGTCAAGCCGGGCATCACCACCGACGAACTGGACCGCATCTGCCACGACTATATCGTCAACGAGCAGAAAGCCATCCCTGCCCCGCTCAACTACAAAGGCTTCCCCAAGTCGATCTGCACCTCGATCAACCATGTCGTCTGCCATGGCATCCCGAACGACAAGCCGCTCAAAGATGGTGACACGCTGAACATCGATGTCACCGTTATCAAAGACGGCTACCACGGCGACACCAGCCGAATGTTCCACGTCGGCACCGTGCCGGTCTGGGCCGAGCGTCTGTCGCAGGTCACCCAGGAATGCATGTACAAGGCGATCGAACTGGTCAAGCCTGGCTGCCGCCTGGGCGACATTGGCGAAGTCATTCAGAAACACGCTGAAAAGAACGGTTTCTCGGTGGTTCGCGAGTTCTGCGGCCACGGCATCGGCAAAGTCTTCCACGAAGAGCCGCAGATCCTACACTACGGCCGCGCCGGCACCGGCATGGAGCTCAAAGCGGGCATGACCTTCACCATCGAGCCGATGATCAACCAGGGCAAGGCGGACACCAAGGTGCTGGGCGACGGCTGGACCGCGATCACCAAGGATCGCAAGCTCTCCGCGCAGTGGGAACACACCCTGCTGGTAACCGAAACCGGTTACGAGATCTTCACCCTGCGCGCCGACGACACCATCCCGCGCGTTTCGGCCTGATCCGAACCGCGCAGTTCTCAGCTTTATAGACAGGAATGCCAATCGATGCCGCAGGTGGATCCCGAACTCTTCGACCGCGGCCAGTTCCAGGCTGAACTGGCCCTGAAGGCAAGCCCGATCGCGGCCTTCAAGAAGGCGATTCGTCAGGCCCGCGAGGTGCTCGACGGGCGCTTTCGCAGCGGCCGCGACATTCGCCGGTTGATCGAGGATCGCGCCTGGTTCGTCGATAACATCCTGCAAAAGGCCTGGGAGCAGTTCAACTGGAGCGAAGACGCCGACATCGCGCTGGTCGCGGTCGGCGGCTACGGTCGTGGCGAGTTGCACCCTTATTCCGACATCGACCTGCTGATCCTGCTCGACAGCGCCGATCACGAAATCTTCCGTGATTCCATCGAGCGTTTCCTGACGCTGTTGTGGGACATCGGCCTGGAGGTCGGTCAGAGCGTTCGTTCCGTGGACGAATGCGCCGTTGAGGCCCGGGCCGACCTGACGGTGGTCACCAACCTGATGGAAAGCCGCACCATCTGCGGTCCGGAACGTTTGCGCCAGCGCATGCTCGACGTCACCAGCACCGCGCACATGTGGCCAAGCAAGGACTTCTTCCTGGCAAAACGCGCCGAGCAAAAGGCCCGTCACCACAAATACAACGACACCGAATACAACCTGGAACCCAACGTCAAAGGTTCACCCGGCGGCCTGCGCGATATCCAGACGATTCTGTGGGTGGCCCGTCGCGAGTACGGCACTCTGAACCTGCGAGCCCTGGCAGGCGAAGGCTTCCTGGTGGAGAGTGAAAACGCCCTGCTGGCCTCGTCCCAGGAATTCTTGTGGAAGGTTCGCTACGCGCTGCACATGCTTGCCGGCCGCTCCGAAGACCGCTTGCTGTTCGACCACCAGCGTTCGATCGCCGGGCTGTTGGGTTTCGAAGGCGATGACGCCAAGCAAGCCATCGAAAACTTCATGCAGCAGTATTACCGGGTGGTCATGAGCATTGCCCAGCTCAGCGACCTGATCATCCAGCACTTCGAAGAAGTCATTCTCGCCCCGGAAGATCAAGCGCCACCGCAGCCGATCAACTCGCGATTCCAGCTGCACGACGGTTACATCGAAGCGCGTAACGACAACGTATTCCGCCGCACGCCGTTCGCCATGCTCGAGATTTTCGTGCTGATGGCCCAGCAGCCGGAAATCAAAGGTGTGCGCGCCGACACCATTCGCCTGCTGCGCGAACATCGCCACCTGATCGACGACAATTTCCGCAACGACATTCGCAATACCAGCCTGTTCATCGAGCTGTTCAAGTGCAAGATCGGTATCCACCGCAACCTGCGCCGGATGAACCGTTACGGCATTCTCGGCCGTTATCTGCCGGAGTTCGGCTTCATCGTCGGGCAG
This genomic window contains:
- the pyrH gene encoding UMP kinase, with the protein product MAQQGSGYQARYKRILLKLSGEALMGSEEFGIDPKVLDRMALEVGQLVGIGVQVGLVIGGGNLFRGAALSAAGMDRVTGDHMGMLATVMNALAMRDALERANISAIVMSAISMVGVTDHYDRRKAMRHLNAKEVVIFAAGTGNPFFTTDSAACLRAIEIDADVVLKATKVDGVYTADPFKDPHAEKFDHLTYDEVLDRKLGVMDLTAICLCRDHKMPLRVFNMNKPGALLNIVHGGAEGTLIEEGQQ
- the tsf gene encoding translation elongation factor Ts, whose translation is MAAITAALVKELRERTGEGMMDCKKALEKADGDIEKAIDDMRASGAIKAAKKAGNVAAEGAIALKEDGKSAVLLEVNSQTDFLALQDDFKAFVAASVEKAFVDKLTDVAPLIAAQEADRLVLVGKVGENVNIRRLVRVEGDVVGGYLHGNKIGVAVVLKGGNVELAKDIAMHVAASNPEFLLPSEVSAEAIEREKAVFLQLNEEKIKGKPENIVENMVKGRISKFLAEASLVEQAFVKNPEIKVGELAKKAGAEIVSFTYFKVGEGIEKPVDNFAEEVAAQLAAAKQ
- the rpsB gene encoding 30S ribosomal protein S2, with product MSQVNMRDMLKAGVHFGHQTRYWNPKMGKYIFGARNKIHIINLEKTLPMFNEALTFVERLAQGKNKILFVGTKRSAGKIVAEEAARCGSPYVDHRWLGGMLTNFKTIRASIKRLRDLEVQAEDGTFAKLTKKEALMRTRDLEKLDRSLGGIKDMGGLPDALFVIDVDHERIAITEANKLGIPVIGVVDTNSSPEGVDYIIPGNDDAIRAIQLYMGSMADAVIRGRNHVAGGTEQFAEEAPAAAAE
- the map gene encoding type I methionyl aminopeptidase → MTVTLKTPEDIAKMRVAGKLAADVLEMIAEHVKPGITTDELDRICHDYIVNEQKAIPAPLNYKGFPKSICTSINHVVCHGIPNDKPLKDGDTLNIDVTVIKDGYHGDTSRMFHVGTVPVWAERLSQVTQECMYKAIELVKPGCRLGDIGEVIQKHAEKNGFSVVREFCGHGIGKVFHEEPQILHYGRAGTGMELKAGMTFTIEPMINQGKADTKVLGDGWTAITKDRKLSAQWEHTLLVTETGYEIFTLRADDTIPRVSA
- a CDS encoding [protein-PII] uridylyltransferase; this translates as MPQVDPELFDRGQFQAELALKASPIAAFKKAIRQAREVLDGRFRSGRDIRRLIEDRAWFVDNILQKAWEQFNWSEDADIALVAVGGYGRGELHPYSDIDLLILLDSADHEIFRDSIERFLTLLWDIGLEVGQSVRSVDECAVEARADLTVVTNLMESRTICGPERLRQRMLDVTSTAHMWPSKDFFLAKRAEQKARHHKYNDTEYNLEPNVKGSPGGLRDIQTILWVARREYGTLNLRALAGEGFLVESENALLASSQEFLWKVRYALHMLAGRSEDRLLFDHQRSIAGLLGFEGDDAKQAIENFMQQYYRVVMSIAQLSDLIIQHFEEVILAPEDQAPPQPINSRFQLHDGYIEARNDNVFRRTPFAMLEIFVLMAQQPEIKGVRADTIRLLREHRHLIDDNFRNDIRNTSLFIELFKCKIGIHRNLRRMNRYGILGRYLPEFGFIVGQMQHDLFHIYTVDAHTLNLIKHLRKLQYTQVSEKFPLASKLMGKLPKPELIYLAGLYHDIGKGRHGDHSEIGAVDAEAFCQRHQLPVWDSRLIVWLVQNHLVMSTTAQRKDLSDPQVIHDFAQIVGDETRLDYLYVLTVADINATNPTLWNSWRASLLRQLYTETKRALRRGLENPVDREMQIRQTQSAALDILVRGGTDPDDVEQLWSQLGDDYFLRHTAGDVAWHTDAILQQPAGGGPLVLIKETTQREFEGGTQIFIYAPDQHDFFAVTVAAMDQLNLNIHDARVITSSSQFTLDTYIVLDTDGDSIGDNPARVKQIREGLTEALRNPDDYPTIIQRRVPRQLKHFAFAPQVTIHNDAQRPVTVLELSAPDRPGLLARIGTIFLEFDLSLQNAKIATLGERVEDVFFITDAHNQPLSDPLLCTRLQDAIVEQLTVSNEPEIKLSRLSI